A stretch of the Lytechinus variegatus isolate NC3 chromosome 5, Lvar_3.0, whole genome shotgun sequence genome encodes the following:
- the LOC121416075 gene encoding neuronal acetylcholine receptor subunit alpha-10-like translates to MASVGIILCMLACLAGVYGTQDEYRLLNDKFSNYSNIIRPVAKSSDPIDVLIGAAIQQIIDMDEKNQVITLNLWMRMQWSDSNLVWDPADYGNTSVLIVPIGTIWRPDIVLFSNADSGFSGMMQTSASISHDGIVRWNAPAIYQSTCKIDITYFPFDEQHCRLKFGSWAYHGFQIDLKNRSDSGDISAYIDNGEWTLVGMPVKRNLFFYGCCPEPFPDVEFTVIIRRRALFYFINLLGPCVLISLITVLDFFMPADAGEKVTLGITILLALTVFLLLVAETMPPTSEVVPLIAQYYACTIVLVSLSTVMTVYVLSLHYRLPGTHRVPRGMKKFTFSFLARMLCMGSFIVNMGDDDNDDEIRQNKPHAGVYENTFLTNLNGVAIMDDSEKKSSEDSSVVSKRFESMTHDIMTNLKYIVKKKKEEDAEEDVMTEWKYVAVVFDRLFMWVFTLATVICTVAILCQPKPFTTSNEI, encoded by the exons GTGTGTACGGTACTCAAGATGAATACAGATTATTAAACGACAAATTTTCCAACTACAGCAACATCATCAGACCTGTAGCTAAATCATCAGACCCCATAGATGTTTTAATCGGAGCAGCCATACAACAGATCATTGATATG GATGAGAAAAATCAAGTCATCACTCTTAACCTATGGATGCGCATG CAATGGTCAGACAGTAATCTGGTATGGGATCCCGCCGACTATGGTAACACATCTGTATTGATAGTACCTATTGGTACTATATGGAGACCAGATATTGTTCTATTTTCCAA TGCCGACAGTGGCTTCAGCGGGATGATGCAAACCAGTGCCTCCATTTCTCACGATGGCATCGTCCGTTGGAACGCCCCAGCCATCTACCAAAGCACCTGCAAAATAGACATCACCTACTTCCCTTTCGATGAGCAGCACTGCCGATTAAAGTTTGGATCCTGGGCTTATCATGGGTTTCAGATTGATCTTAAGAATCGGTCCGACAGCGGCGACATCTCTGCCTACATCGACAATGGCGAGTGGACACTCGTCGGTATGCCCGTCAAGAGGAACCTCTTCTTCTACGGTTGCTGTCCAGAACCTTTTCCTGATGTTGAGTTCACCGTCATTATTCGCAGAAGGGCCCTTTTCTATTTCATCAACCTTCTCGGACCTTGTGTTCTGATCTCATTGATCACCGTGTTGGATTTCTTCATGCCTGCCGACGCGGGAGAAAAGGTCACCCTCGGGATCACCATTCTCCTGGCACTCACCGTCTTCTTGTTGCTGGTAGCTGAAACGATGCCGCCCACGTCAGAGGTTGTCCCGTTGATAG ctCAATATTACGCATGTACCATCGTGTTGGTATCCCTTTCTACTGTGATGACAGTGTACGTTCTGAGTCTCCATTATCGACTTCCGGGAACTCATCGGGTGCCACGAGGTATGAAGAAATTCACCTTCAGTTTCTTAGCGCGCATGTTGTGCATGGGAAGCTTCATTGTCAACATGGGTGATGACGACAACGATGACGAGATACGGCAGAACAAGCCACACGCTGGCGTCTatgagaatacctttcttaccAACCTGAATGGGGTAGCCATCATGGATGACTCGGAGAAGAAATCGTCGGAGGATTCGTCGGTAGTGTCCAAGAGGTTCGAATCGATGACCCATGATATAATGACCAATCTGAAGTACATCgtcaagaagaagaaggaagaggacgCCGAGGAAGATGTCATGACCGAGTGGAAGTATGTCGCAGTCGTGTTTGATCGTCTTTTTATGTGGGTGTTTACGCTTGCCACCGTTATCTGCACCGTTGCCATCTTATGCCAGCCAAAACCTTTTACAACATCCAACGAAATCTAA